In Lacibacter sp. H375, one DNA window encodes the following:
- a CDS encoding NAD(P)-dependent oxidoreductase has product MLTIGLIREGKTPADNRVALTPAQCKWVHKNTSDVKIVVQSSPQRCFTDKEYRSAGVEITEDMTHCDVLFGIKEVPVEELIPNKTYLFFSHTKKAQLHNQKLMRAMVEKKITLIDYECLTHDDGQRIIGFGFFAGIVGAHNGMMAFGKRTGAFKLGRVGDVRDYRQLIHTYFGLKLPKIKIAITGSGRVAHGLLEIMNLLGVNEVEPFDYLHRQYEYPVYVHLKGRDLYERKDDGTYNRDNFHEHPEEYKCSFSPFVKQTDILLNGVYWDKSIPSLFSLDEFRNASFKIQTIADITNDTGGSIPINIGDSTIADPVYGVDKITLQKTAPYLPTSVDVMAVGNLPNELPRDASRYFGEQLIKYVLEDLVKGGSTILNRATMLKAGVLTDEYDYLKEYAGVK; this is encoded by the coding sequence ATGCTTACGATAGGACTTATCAGAGAAGGAAAAACACCAGCCGATAACCGTGTGGCTCTCACCCCTGCCCAATGCAAGTGGGTTCATAAAAATACAAGCGATGTAAAGATCGTGGTGCAATCATCGCCCCAACGCTGTTTTACCGACAAAGAATACCGCTCAGCCGGTGTTGAAATAACCGAAGACATGACCCATTGTGATGTATTATTCGGTATTAAGGAAGTGCCCGTGGAAGAACTGATTCCCAACAAAACCTATCTCTTCTTTTCTCATACCAAAAAAGCACAGTTACATAACCAAAAACTGATGCGTGCCATGGTTGAAAAAAAAATCACTCTCATCGATTACGAATGTTTAACGCATGATGACGGACAACGCATCATCGGCTTTGGTTTTTTTGCAGGTATAGTGGGAGCTCACAATGGCATGATGGCTTTTGGCAAACGTACAGGAGCCTTTAAGTTGGGTCGTGTAGGTGATGTGCGAGATTACCGTCAACTCATTCATACTTATTTTGGATTGAAGCTTCCGAAGATAAAAATTGCTATAACCGGCAGCGGTCGAGTGGCACATGGCTTACTGGAAATTATGAACCTGTTGGGTGTAAATGAAGTGGAACCGTTCGATTATTTACATCGCCAATATGAATACCCGGTGTATGTACATTTGAAGGGTCGTGATCTGTACGAACGAAAAGATGATGGCACTTACAACCGTGATAACTTTCACGAACATCCCGAAGAATATAAATGCAGCTTTTCTCCTTTTGTTAAGCAAACAGATATACTGTTGAACGGTGTTTATTGGGATAAAAGTATTCCTTCTTTGTTTTCACTGGATGAGTTTCGTAATGCGTCGTTCAAGATTCAGACCATTGCTGATATAACTAATGACACTGGTGGTTCTATTCCCATCAATATCGGAGATTCAACGATTGCTGATCCTGTTTACGGAGTTGATAAAATTACGCTGCAGAAAACAGCACCATACTTACCCACTTCTGTTGATGTGATGGCTGTTGGCAATTTGCCCAATGAATTACCAAGAGATGCTTCCCGTTATTTTGGCGAACAACTCATTAAGTATGTATTGGAAGATCTGGTAAAAGGCGGCTCTACAATATTAAATCGTGCAACGATGTTGAAAGCAGGTGTATTAACAGATGAGTATGATTACCTGAAAGAATATGCGGGTGTGAAATAA
- a CDS encoding ABC transporter permease, producing the protein MRKTFEIFWNSLLFATQELRKNKLRTFLSLLGITFGIFCIISVMATVGSLESSIKSEFKSFGNNTIYVQKWPWGGGGEYPWWKYVNRPNAKFKEMAPVKQRMSLASNVAYTYFNSSSIDYKDVSLPTVSWYGVTDEFSIIQPVEIGWGRYLSSNEFEYGTASVVMGYNVAEKLFDKAEYALGKNVDIKGRKVNVVGILKKQGQNLLGGWDFDNVIIIPYRFASQIGNESRSDGFMIVKGRENVPTEDMKNELRGVMRSVRKLNPKQEDNFALNDVSSGATQITSIFNGMTIGGIAITILSFIVGIFGVANIMFVTVRERTSIIGLKKAIGAKRRTILAEFLMESAFLCVLGGIIGLALVFGLTFLLSAVFKFKVFISIGLFLGAVAVCILTGILAGIIPAFIAAKMDPVVAIRSK; encoded by the coding sequence ATGCGTAAAACCTTCGAAATTTTCTGGAACAGCCTCCTGTTTGCCACTCAGGAGTTACGGAAGAACAAACTGCGGACTTTTTTAAGCCTGTTGGGTATTACGTTTGGTATTTTTTGCATCATCAGTGTAATGGCAACGGTGGGCAGTCTTGAAAGCAGTATTAAAAGCGAATTCAAGTCGTTTGGTAATAACACCATTTATGTACAGAAATGGCCATGGGGCGGTGGTGGTGAATATCCCTGGTGGAAATATGTAAACCGGCCTAATGCAAAGTTCAAAGAAATGGCCCCTGTAAAACAGCGGATGTCCCTGGCGTCTAATGTGGCCTATACTTATTTTAACTCCTCTTCTATTGATTATAAAGATGTATCGCTCCCCACTGTGAGTTGGTACGGAGTAACCGATGAATTCAGCATCATACAACCGGTTGAAATAGGATGGGGACGTTATCTTTCTTCCAATGAATTTGAATACGGTACGGCAAGTGTGGTGATGGGATATAATGTTGCTGAAAAATTGTTTGATAAAGCAGAATATGCTTTGGGAAAGAATGTAGATATCAAAGGCAGGAAAGTAAATGTGGTGGGTATTTTAAAAAAGCAAGGTCAAAACCTCTTGGGCGGTTGGGATTTTGATAACGTGATCATAATTCCTTACCGCTTTGCAAGCCAGATTGGTAATGAAAGCCGCAGCGATGGTTTTATGATTGTGAAAGGAAGAGAAAATGTGCCGACTGAAGATATGAAGAATGAATTGCGTGGTGTAATGCGCAGCGTACGGAAACTCAATCCCAAACAGGAAGATAATTTTGCGTTGAATGATGTGAGCAGCGGTGCTACCCAAATCACTTCTATATTTAACGGGATGACAATTGGCGGTATTGCGATTACGATCCTTTCGTTTATTGTCGGAATTTTTGGTGTAGCCAATATCATGTTCGTAACTGTTCGTGAACGTACCAGCATTATTGGTTTGAAGAAAGCTATTGGCGCCAAACGCAGAACTATTCTTGCAGAGTTCCTGATGGAGAGTGCGTTCCTTTGTGTGCTGGGCGGTATCATTGGGTTAGCGCTGGTATTCGGATTGACATTTCTTCTTTCAGCTGTATTTAAATTCAAAGTATTTATCTCTATTGGTTTATTTCTGGGTGCTGTCGCAGTTTGTATTCTTACAGGGATACTGGCAGGGATTATTCCTGCATTTATTGCTGCAAAAATGGATCCTGTAGTAGCGATACGTAGTAAATAA
- the tsaD gene encoding tRNA (adenosine(37)-N6)-threonylcarbamoyltransferase complex transferase subunit TsaD — translation MINILAIESSCDETSASVCRDGVILSNIIATQVVHEQYGGVVPELASRAHMQNIVPVVDEALKKAGIEKTELNAVAFTQAPGLIGSLLVGAQFAKSLSLALDIPLIAVHHMQAHVLANLIPKEKPSFPFLCLTVSGGHTQIVLCESATKMKVLGETIDDAAGEAFDKTAKLLGLPYPGGPLIDKYAQLGNPDRFKFPEPQIPELNFSFSGLKTSILYFLRNAGASLVYKEEFLKSEAEQKQFIADNLNDICASVQQRIVSILLNKLKKASKQTGITQICLAGGVSANSGLRKAFTEMGEKYHWKTFIPSIEYCTDNAGMIAITAYHKFLANDFASLSVQPSARAEW, via the coding sequence TTGATCAATATTCTCGCTATCGAATCTTCCTGCGACGAAACATCGGCTTCTGTTTGCCGTGACGGGGTTATCCTTTCCAATATAATTGCTACGCAGGTTGTACATGAACAATATGGTGGAGTGGTGCCAGAGCTTGCTAGCCGGGCACATATGCAGAACATTGTACCCGTTGTTGATGAGGCGTTGAAGAAAGCAGGAATAGAGAAAACAGAACTGAATGCTGTTGCATTTACACAAGCACCGGGATTGATCGGTTCTTTATTAGTTGGCGCACAGTTTGCAAAATCGTTATCACTTGCATTGGATATTCCGTTGATTGCAGTGCATCATATGCAGGCGCATGTGTTGGCGAACTTAATTCCCAAAGAAAAACCTTCTTTTCCCTTTCTATGTTTAACAGTAAGTGGCGGGCATACTCAAATTGTGTTATGCGAAAGCGCTACGAAAATGAAAGTGCTTGGCGAAACAATTGATGATGCAGCGGGCGAAGCATTTGATAAAACAGCAAAGTTACTGGGACTTCCTTATCCGGGCGGCCCATTGATCGATAAATATGCACAGCTTGGTAATCCTGATCGGTTTAAATTTCCTGAACCGCAAATACCTGAACTCAACTTCAGTTTCAGTGGATTGAAAACTTCTATTCTCTATTTCCTTCGTAATGCAGGAGCAAGCCTTGTTTATAAAGAAGAGTTTTTGAAAAGCGAAGCCGAGCAAAAACAATTCATTGCTGATAACCTGAATGACATTTGTGCATCAGTTCAGCAACGCATTGTTTCGATCTTGCTCAACAAACTGAAGAAAGCATCCAAGCAAACAGGCATTACACAAATTTGTTTAGCTGGTGGCGTTAGTGCCAACAGTGGTCTACGAAAAGCATTTACAGAAATGGGCGAGAAGTATCATTGGAAAACGTTTATCCCTTCGATTGAATATTGCACTGATAATGCAGGTATGATTGCTATTACAGCTTATCATAAATTCCTGGCAAATGATTTTGCTTCACTAAGTGTGCAGCCGAGTGCAAGAGCGGAGTGGTAG
- a CDS encoding tRNA1(Val) (adenine(37)-N6)-methyltransferase codes for MPNNYFQFKQFIVQQEKAALKVSTDSCLFGAWVASKVESEKLKVKSALDIGAGTGLLMLMIVQKSDVLIDGIEIDEPSYDQAKENIEVSPWKERLQLFHADVKQFSFTKKYDLIISNPPFYEGDLKSGAANRNVAMHDEGLKLDELVQVVDLNLADDGSFAVLLPYGRSERMIDLAKATNLHLQTHVKVKQSVKHGYFRSMLWFSRTKTEPTVEELAIKDENNQYTNGFVNLLKDYYLYL; via the coding sequence ATGCCTAATAATTATTTTCAATTCAAACAATTTATTGTTCAGCAGGAAAAGGCTGCGTTGAAAGTAAGTACTGATAGTTGTTTGTTTGGAGCGTGGGTAGCAAGCAAAGTTGAAAGTGAAAAGTTGAAAGTGAAAAGTGCGTTAGACATTGGTGCAGGAACAGGATTACTGATGTTGATGATTGTACAAAAGTCTGATGTATTGATCGATGGAATTGAAATTGATGAACCATCGTACGATCAGGCGAAAGAAAATATTGAAGTTTCACCCTGGAAAGAACGATTGCAGTTGTTTCATGCAGATGTAAAACAATTCAGTTTTACGAAGAAGTATGATCTTATTATTTCCAATCCGCCTTTTTATGAAGGCGATTTAAAATCAGGTGCTGCAAATCGTAACGTCGCCATGCACGATGAGGGATTGAAACTGGATGAATTAGTGCAAGTAGTTGATTTGAATTTAGCCGACGATGGAAGCTTCGCAGTTTTACTTCCTTATGGACGTTCAGAAAGAATGATAGATTTAGCGAAAGCAACCAATCTTCATCTTCAAACTCATGTGAAGGTAAAGCAATCTGTAAAGCACGGTTATTTTCGTTCGATGTTATGGTTCAGCAGAACGAAAACAGAACCGACTGTCGAAGAACTTGCGATCAAAGATGAAAACAATCAATATACAAATGGATTTGTAAACTTGTTGAAAGATTACTATTTGTATTTATAA